A single genomic interval of candidate division WOR-3 bacterium harbors:
- the rplT gene encoding 50S ribosomal protein L20 gives MARVKTGPATRKRRKKWLKQAKGYWGGKSRLYKTARLQVMHGLLSAYRDRKQKKRVFRALMITRINAALRPYDLSYSRFMHGIKLAGVKLDRSILSEVAIKSPDDFAQLVALAKQHLAS, from the coding sequence ATGGCACGAGTTAAAACAGGACCAGCGACCAGAAAACGACGCAAAAAATGGTTGAAGCAGGCAAAAGGTTACTGGGGAGGAAAATCCCGTTTATACAAAACCGCCCGGCTGCAGGTAATGCATGGTTTATTGAGCGCTTACCGTGACCGTAAGCAGAAAAAACGAGTCTTCCGGGCATTGATGATAACCAGAATTAATGCTGCACTCCGTCCATATGACTTGAGTTACAGCCGATTTATGCACGGTATTAAACTGGCCGGAGTGAAACTTGACCGGAGTATTCTTTCCGAAGTTGCAATTAAATCCCCGGATGACTTTGCCCAGCTGGTCGCACTGGCAAAACAACACTTAGCAAGTTAA
- the rpmI gene encoding 50S ribosomal protein L35, with protein MKQKIKTLSSLKKRLKCSANKKYLHRHSGTSHNNSAKSSKCKRRLHRTAIVDKTRVKAIKKLVPYL; from the coding sequence ATGAAACAAAAAATTAAAACTTTAAGTTCACTAAAAAAACGGCTCAAATGTTCCGCTAATAAGAAATACCTTCATCGCCATAGCGGAACAAGCCATAATAACAGCGCCAAAAGTAGTAAATGTAAACGACGGCTCCATCGTACGGCAATCGTCGATAAAACACGAGTCAAGGCAATAAAAAAACTTGTTCCTTACTTATAA
- a CDS encoding translation initiation factor IF-3 produces MRVIGVDKKPIGIMPTREAIALARRQNLDLVMLAPKEEPPVCGIMDYGRHLYEQKAKQRESKKKQHQTQVREIRMKMKIDRHDYEVKLKKMREFIAARDRVRLTLWLRGREVLHTDLAYQLIDRIRQDLADVAKVEGNIKLQTEGKKSIQLMLVPK; encoded by the coding sequence GTGCGCGTAATTGGGGTTGATAAAAAGCCAATTGGGATTATGCCAACGCGCGAAGCGATTGCACTGGCGCGACGGCAAAACCTCGATCTGGTAATGTTAGCCCCAAAAGAAGAACCGCCGGTATGTGGCATTATGGACTATGGTCGGCACCTTTACGAGCAAAAGGCAAAACAGCGGGAGTCGAAAAAGAAACAGCATCAGACTCAGGTTCGAGAAATCAGGATGAAAATGAAAATTGACCGGCACGACTACGAAGTAAAACTCAAGAAAATGCGCGAGTTTATTGCCGCCCGAGACCGCGTTCGACTTACCCTGTGGCTGCGAGGTAGAGAAGTTCTCCATACCGACTTGGCTTATCAACTCATCGACCGAATACGACAAGACCTTGCTGATGTTGCAAAAGTAGAAGGGAACATTAAGTTACAAACCGAAGGAAAAAAATCTATTCAATTGATGTTGGTGCCCAAATGA
- the thrS gene encoding threonine--tRNA ligase: MIKITVNGAVQEVEPGITAGAALNDKKALAAMVNGRLVDLSFPIKEDAVVLPVYFDSKEGREIFWHSASHLMAQAVKQLYPEAKVTIGPAVPEGFYYDFDVPKPFNEDDLPRIEERMRELARQQIPIVHKFLPKEEAIELFRQRGETYKLEIIAEIPDEEISVYEQGDFVDLCRGPHLPDTGKIKAIKLLSVAGAYWRGDEKNRMLSRIYGVAFPDESLLKEWLERIEEAKRRDHRKLGPALDLFSFHEEAGAGLVFWHPKGATVRRIIQDYWEKEHLANGYQLVVTPHIARAQLWRQSGHFDYYRENMYVLPVEKEEYVLKPMNCPGHILIYRTKVHSYRDLPLRLAEWGTVYRYERSGVLHGTMRVRGFTQDDAHIFCTQEQVGEEIYGVISLSLKMLRQFGFEKFSVALSVRDPKHPENYLGTDEQWSVAENALVNTLKQLGLDFSRAEGEAVFYGPKIDIHLADSLGREFQCATCQFDFNLAQKFNVYYMNNNGEHLPTYLVHRTVLGSIERFVGILIEHYGGAFPTWLAPVQACVLTVTDKEADYAREIVAMLKKENVRVEIDLNNDKISYKIGEAERQKIPFMLVVGAKEKATNTVSLRRRGKGNLGSMPLERVLEQIKEETSGRATGKD, translated from the coding sequence GTGATAAAAATTACGGTTAATGGTGCTGTCCAAGAAGTCGAGCCCGGCATTACGGCTGGGGCAGCGTTGAATGATAAAAAGGCACTGGCGGCGATGGTAAACGGCCGGCTGGTTGACCTTTCCTTTCCGATAAAGGAAGACGCGGTAGTGCTTCCCGTGTACTTTGATTCAAAGGAAGGCCGCGAAATATTCTGGCATTCGGCATCGCATTTGATGGCACAGGCGGTAAAACAACTTTACCCGGAAGCGAAAGTTACGATTGGTCCGGCAGTTCCCGAAGGGTTTTACTATGATTTTGATGTCCCAAAGCCTTTCAATGAAGATGATTTACCCAGGATTGAAGAACGCATGCGTGAACTGGCGCGACAACAGATACCGATTGTTCACAAGTTTTTACCGAAAGAAGAGGCAATAGAACTGTTTCGGCAGCGAGGGGAGACCTACAAATTGGAGATTATTGCCGAAATACCTGATGAAGAGATTTCGGTTTACGAGCAAGGCGATTTTGTTGACCTCTGCCGTGGACCACATCTTCCTGACACAGGAAAAATCAAAGCGATAAAACTTTTAAGCGTTGCTGGGGCTTACTGGCGCGGCGATGAAAAGAACCGAATGCTTTCGCGAATTTACGGCGTAGCATTCCCTGATGAAAGTTTGCTGAAAGAGTGGCTGGAGCGCATCGAAGAGGCTAAGCGGCGCGACCACCGTAAACTGGGACCGGCTCTGGATTTATTCAGTTTCCATGAAGAGGCGGGTGCCGGTTTAGTGTTCTGGCATCCGAAAGGTGCTACGGTGCGCCGAATCATCCAGGATTACTGGGAAAAAGAGCATCTTGCCAACGGTTATCAGCTGGTAGTAACTCCTCATATCGCCCGGGCGCAGCTGTGGCGGCAGTCAGGACATTTTGATTATTATCGGGAAAATATGTATGTCCTTCCGGTGGAAAAGGAGGAGTATGTATTAAAACCAATGAACTGTCCGGGACATATTCTCATTTACCGCACAAAAGTTCACTCCTATCGCGACTTACCCCTCAGATTGGCAGAATGGGGAACAGTATATCGATATGAGCGTTCCGGTGTGCTCCACGGAACAATGCGAGTCCGCGGATTCACTCAAGATGATGCCCATATATTCTGCACTCAGGAGCAGGTCGGAGAAGAAATATACGGTGTCATTTCTTTATCGCTTAAAATGCTACGCCAATTTGGTTTCGAGAAATTTAGCGTTGCCCTTTCCGTGCGCGACCCCAAACATCCGGAAAATTATCTTGGTACTGATGAACAGTGGTCCGTAGCAGAAAATGCCCTGGTAAACACATTGAAACAACTGGGGTTAGATTTTTCCCGCGCTGAAGGCGAAGCGGTCTTCTATGGTCCCAAAATTGATATCCATCTTGCCGATTCATTGGGAAGAGAGTTTCAATGTGCCACCTGCCAATTTGATTTTAATCTTGCCCAGAAATTCAATGTTTACTATATGAATAATAATGGCGAACACCTGCCGACCTATCTTGTCCATCGTACCGTCCTTGGTAGTATCGAACGGTTTGTCGGAATCTTGATTGAACATTACGGTGGTGCTTTTCCAACCTGGCTGGCACCAGTTCAAGCGTGTGTTTTGACCGTGACCGATAAGGAAGCAGATTACGCCCGTGAGATTGTTGCAATGCTAAAAAAGGAAAATGTCAGAGTTGAAATTGATTTAAATAATGATAAAATTAGTTATAAAATAGGTGAAGCGGAAAGACAAAAAATTCCTTTTATGCTGGTCGTCGGCGCCAAAGAAAAGGCGACTAATACGGTTTCTCTGCGCCGACGCGGTAAAGGGAATCTTGGCAGTATGCCGCTGGAAAGAGTATTGGAACAAATAAAGGAGGAAACCTCTGGAAGAGCAACAGGAAAAGATTAA
- a CDS encoding DivIVA domain-containing protein, with product MALTPIEIRKKAFSVSFRGYAVKEVRAFLAVVANEFEELRKERAALAEKVDELASRVAAYEKMEKLLKETLLTAQQVADEMRANVEKERELMIEQIKQEAEKMRSELNELQKRRALILDEVKGIANTYLAVVERFEKGRLELNESDTHSNTETKDSRERSSDKK from the coding sequence ATGGCGTTAACACCAATTGAAATAAGGAAGAAGGCATTTTCTGTCTCGTTCCGGGGATATGCAGTAAAAGAGGTACGAGCCTTTCTTGCCGTCGTTGCCAATGAGTTTGAAGAACTCCGTAAGGAACGAGCAGCACTGGCAGAAAAGGTCGATGAACTTGCTTCACGAGTAGCCGCTTATGAAAAAATGGAGAAGCTACTTAAAGAGACGCTGCTTACGGCACAACAGGTTGCCGATGAGATGCGCGCCAATGTGGAGAAAGAGCGTGAACTGATGATTGAACAGATAAAGCAGGAGGCAGAAAAGATGCGGTCCGAATTAAATGAGTTACAAAAGCGGCGGGCGCTGATACTCGATGAGGTCAAAGGTATTGCCAATACTTACTTGGCAGTAGTAGAAAGATTTGAAAAAGGACGGTTAGAACTAAATGAATCCGACACACACTCCAACACTGAAACAAAGGATTCAAGAGAGCGTTCAAGCGATAAGAAATAG
- a CDS encoding purine-nucleoside phosphorylase, translating to MNPTHTPTLKQRIQESVQAIRNRTAFKPRIGIILGTGLGKLAEKVENAVTIPYATIPHFPIPTVESHGGRLILGMLSAKPVVVMQGRFHYYEGYEPQEITHPVRVMKELGIDTLIVSNAAGGLNPEFQAGDIAVITDHINLTGQNPLRGPNDETLGPRFPDMFECYDPQLIKLAETVAAELSIILRRGVYAWVTGPNLETAAEYRYLRIIGADLVGMSTVPETIVARHAGLRVLGFSVITDMGIPEQLQPVDLATVLRVANEAEPKLTAIVQEVVKRI from the coding sequence ATGAATCCGACACACACTCCAACACTGAAACAAAGGATTCAAGAGAGCGTTCAAGCGATAAGAAATAGAACCGCTTTCAAACCGCGAATCGGGATAATTCTCGGTACCGGTTTGGGTAAACTTGCGGAGAAGGTAGAAAATGCCGTAACCATTCCCTATGCGACAATTCCCCACTTCCCCATTCCGACTGTGGAAAGTCATGGTGGTCGTTTAATACTTGGAATGTTGAGTGCTAAACCGGTGGTGGTAATGCAGGGTCGGTTTCATTACTATGAAGGTTACGAACCTCAAGAAATTACCCATCCGGTGCGGGTAATGAAGGAACTGGGTATCGATACGCTGATTGTCTCAAACGCCGCTGGTGGCTTAAATCCTGAGTTTCAAGCCGGTGATATTGCAGTTATTACCGACCACATCAATCTTACCGGTCAGAACCCTTTAAGGGGACCTAATGACGAAACGCTGGGACCACGATTTCCTGACATGTTTGAATGTTATGACCCGCAATTGATTAAACTGGCGGAAACGGTCGCGGCCGAACTGAGCATAATCCTGCGCCGGGGAGTTTATGCCTGGGTTACTGGTCCCAATCTTGAAACTGCCGCCGAGTATCGCTATCTTCGCATTATCGGCGCTGACCTTGTGGGAATGTCAACGGTACCGGAAACAATCGTTGCCCGGCATGCCGGATTACGGGTTCTCGGTTTTTCGGTTATCACCGATATGGGAATACCTGAGCAGCTCCAGCCAGTTGATCTGGCAACGGTGCTGCGTGTCGCCAACGAAGCCGAACCGAAACTTACGGCAATCGTGCAGGAAGTGGTAAAAAGGATTTGA
- the bamD gene encoding outer membrane protein assembly factor BamD encodes MKPFLSLRLILLLVLTVTACPKRQEQTKPATPQEALERALSDKKAKKFQKAEEGFTYLIFNFPGSAQAADAQFYLADCYFESKDYEQAQSEFDFYLKNFPNGRFQEEAAFKKAIAALRSAPAPNKDQSDVLKAQELLNEFLEEYPDSRFREQAQNALKEIESRLVQKEFDAARLYFKAGEYKSALIYYQFIKENYPEINWSENDRYQFAVCYYETGNPEAARPIFEELVTSAISPRVKQGAQRYLNRIH; translated from the coding sequence TTGAAACCTTTCCTAAGTTTGAGGCTGATACTACTGTTAGTTCTGACTGTCACCGCCTGCCCGAAAAGACAGGAACAAACAAAGCCCGCAACACCCCAGGAAGCGCTGGAACGAGCACTGTCCGATAAAAAGGCGAAAAAGTTTCAAAAAGCGGAAGAAGGTTTTACCTACTTAATTTTTAACTTCCCCGGTAGTGCCCAGGCAGCTGATGCTCAGTTTTACCTGGCTGACTGTTATTTTGAAAGTAAAGATTATGAACAGGCGCAAAGTGAATTCGACTTTTATCTTAAAAATTTTCCGAACGGACGATTTCAGGAAGAAGCCGCTTTTAAAAAAGCGATAGCGGCATTGCGTTCGGCACCAGCGCCCAATAAAGACCAGAGTGATGTATTGAAAGCCCAAGAATTACTGAACGAGTTTCTTGAAGAATACCCTGACTCAAGATTCCGGGAGCAGGCACAAAACGCTTTGAAGGAAATTGAGTCCCGTTTAGTGCAAAAGGAGTTTGACGCCGCCCGACTCTATTTCAAGGCTGGCGAGTACAAGTCCGCGCTGATTTATTACCAGTTCATTAAAGAGAACTATCCGGAAATTAACTGGTCAGAAAATGACCGTTATCAGTTCGCTGTTTGTTATTATGAAACTGGCAATCCTGAGGCGGCGCGCCCGATTTTCGAAGAATTGGTTACCAGTGCAATTTCCCCTCGGGTTAAACAGGGGGCACAGCGTTATCTCAACCGGATACACTAA
- the nadD gene encoding nicotinate (nicotinamide) nucleotide adenylyltransferase yields the protein MRRCTVNRTRIGIFGGCFDPIHLGHLLIAEDVLLKLKLDKVIFIPTFHPPHRPPPVASYNSRVEMVRRAIAGNPRFALSRVEENHPGPSYTVQTLTRLRLIFPQARLFLMLGYDQYRSIARWHKPLELTKIAKLVVMSRPGVPQPSLLPGHKPSDVIFLNVIPVELTATIIRERLAKGMSICYLIPTAVAEYIYKNRLYLKDKNKGG from the coding sequence ATGCGGCGCTGTACGGTTAACAGAACCCGCATTGGTATATTCGGCGGTTGTTTTGACCCTATTCATTTGGGACATCTTCTGATAGCGGAAGATGTTTTACTTAAATTAAAATTAGACAAAGTCATTTTTATCCCGACCTTTCATCCTCCTCATCGACCTCCGCCTGTTGCCTCTTATAATTCTCGGGTCGAAATGGTCCGGCGGGCGATTGCTGGTAATCCCCGATTTGCTCTTTCCCGGGTAGAAGAGAATCATCCCGGGCCATCTTATACTGTACAAACTCTAACCCGTCTGCGCCTTATATTCCCTCAGGCTCGTCTTTTTCTTATGTTGGGATATGACCAATACCGTTCGATTGCTCGCTGGCATAAACCACTGGAACTTACCAAAATAGCAAAACTGGTTGTTATGAGTAGGCCCGGTGTTCCACAACCTTCCCTTTTGCCAGGACACAAACCCAGCGATGTAATCTTTCTTAATGTTATCCCGGTGGAATTAACAGCAACGATCATAAGAGAACGACTTGCCAAAGGGATGTCTATTTGTTATCTTATACCAACAGCAGTGGCGGAGTACATTTATAAAAACCGCCTTTATTTAAAAGATAAAAACAAAGGAGGATAG
- the yajC gene encoding preprotein translocase subunit YajC, with product MLGSLLPLILIFVVLYFLMILPQQRRQKKHQQMIASLKKGDRVVFASGILGVITNVKENTFMVKVSEGTEIEVEKGAIAYKLGSSGQ from the coding sequence ATGCTGGGTAGCCTATTACCACTGATTCTAATATTTGTGGTGCTCTATTTTCTGATGATTCTTCCCCAGCAACGTCGTCAGAAAAAACACCAGCAGATGATTGCCAGTCTTAAAAAGGGCGACCGGGTGGTATTTGCTTCGGGCATTCTTGGTGTTATCACAAATGTGAAAGAGAACACATTTATGGTCAAAGTGTCAGAAGGCACAGAAATTGAAGTGGAAAAAGGTGCGATTGCATACAAACTGGGTTCTTCGGGTCAATAA
- the def gene encoding peptide deformylase has translation MAELVNVDNRGKCRRIVLYGNPVLRTPAQPILELNQDIEHLIQDLLITMIKKDGVGLAANQIGIPLAVFALNPPACNLDRPPLCIINPEVVITEGKVEEEEGCLSLPDIYEIVTRPEFVRIKGLSVEGKPLHMEGTGLLARALVHEIDHLRGILFIDHISELRRKLLAPRLKQLEEMERQICG, from the coding sequence ATGGCAGAATTGGTCAATGTCGATAATAGAGGTAAATGTCGGAGGATTGTCCTTTACGGGAATCCAGTATTAAGGACTCCTGCCCAGCCTATACTTGAATTAAACCAGGACATTGAGCACCTTATTCAGGACCTTCTGATTACGATGATTAAGAAAGATGGTGTTGGGCTGGCGGCAAACCAGATTGGCATTCCTCTGGCGGTTTTTGCTCTTAACCCTCCGGCTTGCAATTTGGACCGTCCTCCCCTATGTATCATAAACCCGGAAGTTGTGATTACCGAAGGAAAGGTTGAAGAGGAAGAGGGTTGCCTTTCCCTGCCGGACATTTATGAAATCGTTACCCGGCCAGAGTTTGTCCGCATTAAAGGTCTTAGTGTTGAAGGTAAACCGTTACATATGGAAGGTACCGGTTTGCTGGCTCGTGCCCTTGTTCATGAAATTGACCATTTGCGTGGTATTCTGTTTATCGACCATATCAGTGAGCTGCGCCGCAAACTACTCGCCCCAAGGCTCAAACAACTTGAAGAAATGGAGCGCCAGATTTGCGGATAG
- a CDS encoding methionyl-tRNA formyltransferase, whose product MRIVFFGTAPFGIPTLKLLQQKGLEIVAVVTNPPRPQGRGLKPTPSPVELVARENGIIVLSPENPNGRDFIEKLSSFKPDCGVLVAYGVILKEPLLNIPRYGFINLHPSLLPHYRGAAPIPRQLMDGCTESGVTVIRMDKGVDSGDILNQIRVEVYPEETAGELETRLSLLGADLVYKTLIEIKEGRVKNQPQNESFATVAPKLTAADRDIDWQKSAQEIHNRIRALSPEPGAITYFRSNRLIILRSRILSEKRNIKPGTIVYSASGLVVATGTELLELVSLKPAGKKVLTGRDFINGYRPQVGERLGRYDEEI is encoded by the coding sequence TTGCGGATAGTTTTCTTCGGTACCGCGCCATTTGGGATTCCAACATTAAAGCTACTTCAGCAAAAGGGGTTGGAAATTGTTGCGGTCGTGACCAACCCTCCACGACCTCAGGGCCGCGGTTTGAAGCCCACCCCTTCGCCTGTTGAACTTGTTGCCCGGGAGAATGGTATCATAGTTCTTTCGCCCGAGAATCCCAACGGTCGCGATTTTATAGAAAAACTAAGCAGTTTTAAACCGGATTGCGGTGTCCTCGTCGCTTACGGTGTTATTTTGAAAGAACCGCTTTTAAACATACCCCGGTATGGATTCATTAACCTTCACCCTTCGCTGCTTCCTCATTATCGGGGCGCAGCACCTATTCCCCGTCAATTGATGGATGGTTGCACCGAATCCGGGGTGACCGTTATCAGAATGGATAAAGGGGTTGATTCAGGTGATATTTTGAATCAAATCCGGGTTGAAGTTTATCCTGAAGAAACAGCAGGAGAACTTGAGACGCGGTTATCGTTGCTCGGGGCAGATTTGGTTTACAAAACCCTAATCGAAATAAAAGAAGGCAGGGTAAAAAACCAGCCGCAAAACGAAAGTTTCGCGACCGTCGCACCTAAACTAACAGCAGCCGACCGAGATATTGACTGGCAGAAATCAGCCCAGGAAATTCACAATCGGATTCGAGCCCTGTCGCCAGAGCCCGGTGCAATAACCTATTTTCGGTCGAACCGGTTGATTATTCTTCGTTCCCGTATTTTGAGCGAGAAACGCAACATCAAACCGGGTACAATCGTTTACAGCGCTTCTGGTCTGGTCGTTGCTACCGGGACCGAGTTACTCGAATTGGTTAGCTTGAAACCCGCCGGGAAAAAAGTTTTAACCGGCCGAGATTTTATTAACGGCTACCGTCCGCAAGTTGGAGAAAGATTGGGCAGGTACGATGAAGAAATCTAA
- a CDS encoding PASTA domain-containing protein, which produces MKKSKKPLRVFISLLILLAILALVFGIVNLLMPILVHKGKEVSVPNLIGLTPEKAESLLLKSGLKKGEVRTVPSAEIPANRVCAHYPRAGRRVKIGREVDLEVSAGVSKVRIPNLEGLPLANAITALERSGFVIARVESIRTATVPAGRVVTLFPPAGTEVRRGTEVVISVSTKTGTFPMPNLVGLNIETARGIIVSHGLILGGIKSASSSEPLGTVLFQYPEEGMSVASGDTVNLIVVRESESSEQKR; this is translated from the coding sequence ATGAAGAAATCTAAAAAGCCATTGCGCGTTTTTATTAGCCTTTTGATACTGCTTGCGATTCTTGCCCTTGTTTTTGGAATTGTTAACCTGCTGATGCCTATCCTTGTTCATAAGGGCAAAGAGGTATCTGTTCCTAATCTGATCGGGTTAACACCCGAAAAAGCCGAAAGCCTCCTGCTTAAATCAGGGTTGAAAAAGGGTGAAGTTCGAACTGTTCCCAGCGCCGAGATTCCCGCCAACCGGGTGTGCGCACATTACCCGCGAGCCGGACGCCGGGTAAAAATTGGTCGGGAAGTTGACTTGGAAGTAAGTGCCGGTGTCAGCAAGGTCCGGATTCCTAATCTTGAAGGTTTACCCTTGGCGAATGCGATAACCGCTCTGGAACGTTCTGGCTTTGTTATCGCTCGGGTTGAATCGATTCGTACAGCAACAGTACCGGCGGGCAGAGTTGTTACCTTATTTCCTCCGGCAGGAACCGAAGTTCGCCGGGGTACTGAGGTGGTAATTTCAGTTTCGACCAAAACTGGTACTTTTCCAATGCCTAACCTGGTCGGGCTAAACATCGAAACCGCGCGCGGGATTATTGTTTCCCATGGGCTTATTCTAGGCGGAATAAAGTCCGCTTCAAGTAGTGAACCGCTGGGCACAGTGCTTTTCCAGTATCCGGAAGAAGGTATGTCTGTCGCAAGCGGGGATACGGTTAATCTAATCGTTGTTCGGGAATCTGAATCGTCGGAACAGAAAAGATGA